From one Streptomyces sp. CA-210063 genomic stretch:
- a CDS encoding sugar phosphate isomerase/epimerase family protein, whose product MADVVRIPNAKVALSTASVYPESTATAFEIAARLGYDGVEVMVWTDPVSQDLEALRRLSDYHQIPILAVHAPCLLITQRVWSTDPWVKLQRAQAAAEKLGASTVVVHPPFRWQRQYARDFVTGIWRMANETDVRFAVENMYPWRYRDREMLAYAPDWDVTKDDYRHFTIDLSHAATSRTDALEMVDRMGDRLGHVHMADGKGSAKDEHLVPGRGSQPCAELLERLALSGFDGHVVIEVNTRRAMSAAEREADLAEALAFTRLHLASAVQVPRP is encoded by the coding sequence GTGGCAGACGTCGTGCGGATCCCGAACGCGAAGGTCGCCCTGTCCACGGCCTCCGTGTATCCGGAGTCGACGGCGACGGCCTTCGAGATCGCCGCGCGCCTGGGCTACGACGGCGTGGAGGTCATGGTCTGGACCGACCCGGTCAGCCAGGACCTGGAGGCCCTGCGCCGCCTCTCCGACTACCACCAGATCCCGATCCTCGCCGTGCACGCTCCCTGCCTGCTGATCACCCAGCGGGTCTGGTCCACCGACCCGTGGGTCAAGCTCCAGCGCGCCCAGGCGGCCGCCGAGAAGCTCGGCGCGAGCACGGTCGTCGTGCACCCCCCGTTCCGCTGGCAGCGCCAGTACGCGCGCGACTTCGTCACCGGGATCTGGCGGATGGCGAACGAGACGGACGTACGGTTCGCCGTCGAGAACATGTATCCCTGGCGCTACCGCGACCGCGAGATGCTGGCGTACGCCCCCGACTGGGACGTCACGAAGGACGACTACCGGCACTTCACGATCGACCTCAGCCACGCCGCGACCTCCCGCACCGACGCCCTGGAGATGGTCGACCGCATGGGCGACCGCCTCGGCCATGTGCACATGGCGGACGGCAAGGGATCGGCCAAGGACGAGCACCTCGTCCCCGGCCGCGGCAGCCAGCCCTGCGCCGAGCTGCTGGAACGTCTCGCCCTGAGCGGTTTCGACGGCCACGTCGTCATCGAGGTCAACACCCGCCGCGCCATGTCCGCCGCCGAGCGCGAGGCCGACCTGGCGGAGGCCCTCGCCTTCACCCGGCTGCACCTCGCCTCCGCCGTGCAGGTCCCCCGGCCGTGA
- a CDS encoding Ppx/GppA phosphatase family protein: protein MRLGVLDVGSNTVHLLVVDAHPGARPLPAHSHKAELRLAQLLDEDGAIGPEGVDKLIAVVHEALQAAEDKGVEELLPFATSAVREASNADDVLARVQDETGVELQVLTGAEEARLTFLAVRRWFGWSAGKLLVLDIGGGSLEIAYGIDEEPDATVSLPLGAGRLTAGWLPGDPPTPDEIRALRRHVRTEIARTVGEFSRFGAPDHVVATSKTFKQLARIGGAARSAEGLYVQRDLKRGALESWVPKLAGMTTAQRAALPGVSEGRANQLPAGALVAEAAMDLFQVQTLEICPWALREGVILRRLDHMGSTA from the coding sequence ATGAGACTCGGTGTCCTCGACGTGGGATCGAACACGGTGCATCTGCTGGTGGTGGACGCACACCCGGGCGCGCGCCCCCTGCCCGCGCACTCGCACAAGGCGGAGCTACGCCTTGCCCAACTCCTCGACGAGGACGGGGCGATCGGCCCCGAAGGAGTCGACAAACTCATAGCCGTCGTCCACGAGGCGCTCCAGGCCGCCGAGGACAAGGGCGTCGAGGAACTGCTCCCGTTCGCCACCTCCGCGGTGCGCGAGGCCAGCAACGCCGACGACGTCCTCGCCCGCGTCCAGGACGAGACCGGCGTCGAGCTGCAGGTCCTCACCGGCGCGGAAGAGGCCCGGCTGACCTTCCTCGCCGTCCGCCGCTGGTTCGGCTGGTCGGCCGGCAAGCTCCTCGTCCTCGACATCGGCGGCGGCTCCCTGGAGATCGCCTACGGCATCGACGAGGAGCCCGACGCCACCGTCTCCCTGCCCCTCGGCGCCGGCCGCCTCACCGCCGGATGGCTCCCCGGCGACCCGCCCACCCCCGACGAGATACGCGCCCTGCGCCGCCACGTCCGGACCGAGATCGCCCGTACGGTCGGCGAGTTCAGCCGCTTCGGCGCCCCCGACCACGTCGTCGCCACCTCCAAGACCTTCAAGCAGCTCGCCCGCATCGGCGGCGCCGCCCGCTCCGCCGAGGGCCTCTACGTCCAGCGCGACCTCAAGCGCGGCGCCCTCGAAAGCTGGGTCCCCAAGCTCGCCGGCATGACCACCGCCCAACGCGCCGCACTCCCCGGTGTCTCCGAAGGCCGCGCCAACCAGCTCCCCGCGGGCGCGCTGGTGGCCGAGGCCGCGATGGATCTGTTCCAGGTGCAGACCCTGGAGATCTGCCCCTGGGCGCTGCGGGAGGGCGTGATCCTGCGGCGGCTTGATCACATGGGCAGTACGGCATAG
- a CDS encoding BACON domain-containing protein has product MMSTSPETSTRITGAHRAHREARDRAAAHAVAQRPSARYEPYLDGLFTYCMSVLCDHDTATAALADVLALAERRRGPDAADDRRAWLYALARWACLRKLAEVRQKRPGTHASGRQAVHGGGTEKPRAARTAVRSVALSADEERQRRRELALLAWPEAAGTTPEQREALELAVRHQLAAHEVADVLGMDPAAARELLASAACEVERTRAALAVVETGACPSVARLTGDHQLVLGATLRRELVRHVDDCPVCRRAAERAVPGRWPGTSVTPAALPVLEAPRAALALAMAHLTRARGGAPRFDRRGFPMDPRDHAARRDRLRARAVTTTVVATVVAAPVLALWAAYRSAPLIGEGGDGRSVSAGEEQGEGDGTVGDGSGDAYENAGNATRPGAHLGKGKHAVDDVSVEVSRGKGHGWGALSVTASNDGDTTLVTLRATGDSPVHWSARTGEDWLYLSQSSGTLEPGESLTIKVYVDQLSEPGGYWTAQVFLAPSGTVVTIEGYGPMPAPPVDSRPTPPVLDPGPPRPTAPPPTPDPDPTPTGPAQPDPTPTPTDQAPSDPGPTPPPSDGGGDPPPG; this is encoded by the coding sequence ATGATGAGCACCAGTCCGGAGACCTCGACCCGCATCACCGGCGCCCACCGGGCCCACCGCGAGGCGCGCGATCGGGCGGCGGCGCACGCAGTGGCGCAGCGCCCGTCGGCGCGCTACGAGCCGTACCTGGACGGCCTGTTCACCTACTGCATGTCCGTGCTCTGCGACCACGACACGGCGACCGCGGCCCTGGCGGACGTCCTCGCGCTCGCCGAGCGCCGTCGGGGTCCGGATGCCGCGGACGACCGCAGGGCCTGGCTGTACGCGCTGGCCCGGTGGGCCTGTCTGCGCAAGCTCGCCGAGGTCCGGCAGAAACGTCCGGGCACGCATGCCTCCGGGCGCCAAGCCGTACACGGCGGCGGGACCGAGAAGCCGCGCGCCGCGAGGACCGCCGTCAGGTCCGTGGCCCTCTCCGCGGACGAGGAGCGGCAGCGGCGGCGTGAACTCGCCCTCCTCGCCTGGCCGGAGGCCGCCGGCACCACCCCCGAGCAGCGCGAGGCGCTGGAGTTGGCCGTGCGGCATCAGCTCGCCGCGCACGAGGTCGCCGATGTGCTGGGGATGGACCCCGCCGCCGCGCGCGAACTGCTCGCCTCCGCCGCCTGCGAGGTGGAGCGCACCCGCGCGGCCCTCGCCGTCGTCGAGACCGGCGCCTGCCCGAGCGTCGCCCGTCTGACCGGTGATCATCAGCTCGTCCTCGGCGCCACCCTGCGCCGCGAACTCGTCCGGCACGTCGACGACTGCCCCGTCTGCCGCCGGGCCGCCGAGCGCGCCGTCCCCGGCCGCTGGCCCGGCACGAGCGTCACGCCCGCCGCGCTGCCCGTGCTCGAAGCGCCGCGCGCGGCCCTGGCCCTGGCGATGGCGCACCTCACGCGCGCGCGTGGCGGCGCCCCGCGCTTCGACCGGCGCGGTTTCCCCATGGACCCGAGGGACCACGCGGCCCGCCGGGACCGGCTGCGCGCGCGTGCCGTCACGACGACCGTCGTCGCCACCGTCGTCGCCGCGCCCGTCCTCGCCCTGTGGGCCGCCTACCGCAGCGCCCCCCTCATCGGCGAGGGCGGTGACGGCCGCTCCGTCAGCGCGGGCGAGGAGCAGGGCGAGGGCGACGGGACCGTCGGCGACGGCAGCGGCGACGCGTACGAGAACGCGGGCAACGCCACCAGGCCCGGCGCCCACCTCGGCAAGGGCAAGCACGCGGTGGACGACGTCTCCGTGGAGGTCAGCCGGGGGAAGGGGCACGGGTGGGGCGCGCTCTCCGTCACCGCCTCCAACGACGGTGACACCACCCTCGTCACCCTGAGGGCGACCGGCGACTCACCCGTCCACTGGTCCGCCCGCACCGGCGAGGACTGGCTCTACCTCAGCCAGTCCTCGGGCACCCTGGAACCCGGCGAGTCACTGACGATCAAGGTGTACGTCGACCAGCTGAGCGAGCCCGGCGGGTACTGGACGGCACAGGTCTTCCTCGCCCCCTCGGGCACCGTGGTCACGATCGAGGGCTACGGCCCGATGCCGGCGCCTCCGGTCGACTCCCGCCCCACGCCGCCGGTCCTGGACCCGGGCCCGCCGAGGCCCACCGCCCCGCCCCCGACGCCCGACCCGGACCCCACGCCCACCGGCCCGGCCCAGCCGGACCCGACCCCGACACCCACCGATCAGGCGCCGAGCGACCCGGGCCCGACCCCGCCGCCGAGCGACGGCGGAGGAGACCCCCCGCCGGGCTAG
- the ilvD gene encoding dihydroxy-acid dehydratase: MPELRSRTVTHGRNMAGARALMRASGVPGADIGRKPIIAVANSFTEFVPGHTHLQPVGRIVSEAIREAGGIPREFNTIAVDDGIAMGHGGMLYSLPSRDLIADSVEYMVEAHCADALICISNCDKITPGMLNAALRLNIPTVFVSGGPMESGRATLVDGTVRTLDLVDAISDAVNDKISDEDILRIEENACPTCGSCSGMFTANSMNCLTEAIGLSLPGNGSVLATHTARKALYEDAARTVMDITRRYYEQDDKTVLPRSIANFAAFENAMALDIAMGGSTNTILHLLAAAQEAGVPFGLDEINAVSRRVPCLAKVAPNVAKDRTYYMEDVHRAGGIPALLGELHRAGLLNEDVNSVHSASLADWLKTWDVRGGSPSPKAVELWHAAPGCVRSAEAFSQSERWDSLDEDAEGGCIRSAEHAYSKDGGLAVLKGNLAVDGCVVKTAGVDESIWTFEGPAVVCESQEEAVQKILMKEITDGDVVVIRYEGPKGGPGMQEMLYPTSYLKGRGLGKTCALITDGRFSGGTSGLSIGHASPEAAGGGTIALVEDGDRIRIDIPNRSIELLVDDAELARRDQALNGVYAPKNRERKVSAALKAYAAMATSADKGAVRDVSKLG, encoded by the coding sequence ATGCCCGAGCTGAGGTCCCGCACAGTCACCCACGGCCGCAACATGGCGGGCGCACGCGCCCTTATGCGCGCCTCCGGTGTACCGGGCGCGGACATCGGCCGCAAGCCGATCATCGCGGTCGCGAACTCCTTCACCGAGTTCGTGCCGGGCCACACCCACCTCCAGCCGGTCGGCCGCATCGTCAGCGAGGCGATCCGCGAGGCCGGCGGCATCCCGCGAGAGTTCAACACGATCGCAGTGGACGACGGCATCGCGATGGGCCACGGCGGCATGCTGTACAGCCTGCCCTCCCGCGACCTGATCGCGGACAGCGTGGAGTACATGGTCGAGGCCCACTGCGCCGACGCCCTGATCTGCATCTCCAACTGCGACAAGATCACCCCGGGCATGCTGAACGCGGCCCTGCGCCTCAACATCCCGACCGTCTTCGTCTCCGGCGGCCCCATGGAGTCCGGCCGGGCCACGCTCGTCGACGGCACGGTCCGCACGCTCGACCTGGTCGACGCGATCTCCGACGCCGTGAACGACAAGATCTCGGACGAGGACATCCTCCGTATCGAGGAGAACGCCTGTCCGACCTGCGGCTCCTGCTCCGGCATGTTCACCGCCAACTCGATGAACTGCCTGACCGAGGCCATCGGCCTCTCCCTCCCGGGCAACGGCTCGGTCCTCGCCACCCACACCGCCCGCAAGGCGCTGTACGAGGACGCCGCCCGTACGGTCATGGACATCACCCGCCGCTACTACGAGCAGGACGACAAGACGGTCCTGCCCCGCTCGATCGCGAACTTCGCGGCCTTCGAGAACGCCATGGCCCTCGACATCGCCATGGGCGGCTCGACCAACACGATCCTGCACCTGCTGGCCGCCGCCCAGGAGGCGGGCGTCCCCTTCGGCCTGGACGAGATCAACGCGGTCTCGCGCCGTGTGCCGTGCCTCGCGAAGGTCGCGCCGAACGTCGCCAAGGACCGCACGTACTACATGGAGGACGTGCACCGCGCCGGCGGCATCCCCGCCCTGCTGGGCGAACTGCACCGCGCGGGCCTGCTCAACGAGGACGTGAACTCCGTCCACAGCGCCTCCCTCGCCGACTGGCTGAAGACCTGGGACGTGCGCGGCGGCTCCCCGTCCCCCAAGGCCGTGGAGCTGTGGCACGCGGCCCCCGGCTGCGTCCGCTCCGCCGAGGCCTTCTCCCAGTCCGAGCGCTGGGATTCCCTGGACGAGGACGCCGAGGGCGGCTGCATCCGCTCCGCCGAGCACGCGTACTCCAAGGACGGCGGTCTGGCGGTGCTGAAGGGCAACCTCGCCGTCGACGGCTGCGTGGTGAAGACGGCCGGCGTCGACGAGTCGATCTGGACGTTCGAGGGCCCGGCGGTCGTCTGCGAGTCGCAGGAAGAGGCCGTCCAGAAGATCCTCATGAAAGAGATCACGGACGGCGACGTCGTCGTCATCCGCTACGAGGGCCCCAAGGGCGGCCCCGGCATGCAGGAGATGCTCTACCCGACCTCGTACCTCAAGGGCCGCGGCCTGGGTAAGACCTGCGCGCTCATCACCGACGGCCGCTTCTCCGGCGGCACCTCCGGCCTCTCCATCGGCCACGCCTCGCCCGAGGCGGCCGGCGGCGGCACGATCGCCCTCGTCGAGGACGGCGACCGCATCCGCATCGACATCCCGAACCGTTCGATCGAGCTGCTGGTCGACGACGCCGAACTGGCCCGCCGCGACCAGGCCCTCAACGGCGTCTACGCCCCGAAGAACCGCGAGCGCAAGGTGTCGGCCGCGCTGAAGGCGTACGCCGCGATGGCCACCAGCGCGGACAAGGGCGCGGTGCGGGATGTCAGCAAGCTGGGCTGA
- a CDS encoding TetR/AcrR family transcriptional regulator, with protein MTSATPRRRGRPPRTESADTPAARDRILAAAREEFSERGYDKTSVRGIAKAAGVDSALVHHYFGTKEQVFEASVTVAFAPAMEAPKAVEEGPLEGVGERLTRFVFGVWENPATRTPLLAIVRSAVNNETAAAVFRRIIATQVLRRIAGRLDVPDAELRAELAAAQLVGVAILRYVIKVEPLASADPEQIIERVAPVVQAHLTAPL; from the coding sequence GTGACTTCGGCCACCCCCCGCCGCCGGGGACGGCCTCCCCGTACGGAATCGGCCGACACCCCCGCCGCCCGCGACCGCATCCTCGCCGCGGCCCGCGAGGAGTTCTCCGAGCGCGGCTACGACAAGACGTCCGTACGCGGCATCGCCAAGGCCGCCGGGGTGGACTCGGCGCTCGTGCACCACTACTTCGGGACGAAGGAGCAGGTGTTCGAGGCCTCCGTCACGGTCGCCTTCGCACCGGCCATGGAGGCCCCGAAGGCCGTGGAGGAGGGTCCCCTCGAAGGCGTCGGCGAGCGGCTGACCCGGTTCGTCTTCGGCGTCTGGGAGAACCCGGCGACCCGTACGCCCCTCCTCGCGATCGTCCGCTCCGCCGTGAACAACGAGACCGCGGCCGCCGTCTTCCGCCGCATCATCGCGACCCAGGTGCTCCGCCGCATCGCGGGCCGCCTGGACGTCCCGGACGCGGAACTACGCGCCGAGCTGGCGGCGGCGCAGCTGGTGGGCGTGGCGATACTGCGGTACGTGATCAAGGTCGAGCCGTTGGCCTCGGCGGACCCGGAGCAGATCATCGAGAGGGTGGCGCCTGTGGTGCAGGCCCACCTGACCGCGCCCCTTTAG